One segment of Acidimicrobiales bacterium DNA contains the following:
- a CDS encoding ABC transporter substrate-binding protein: protein YVWAADTDFSAQVNEIAGISENNEIVFSAALGFQLTALRGQLEGQGLDGLTYAGTDALDATGIQFEANNEGIVHTPHVSISAGDRVDTLLADYEAAKGEALESRGFMPLYVDSMFLGIQGILDCGCADPAGIGEAVKQISGFEGLSGEISYAGTNGIPPKAVPINRIVNGEDVLVATIGD, encoded by the coding sequence TACGTATGGGCAGCCGATACCGACTTCTCGGCGCAGGTGAACGAGATCGCTGGCATCTCCGAGAACAACGAGATCGTCTTCTCGGCCGCTCTCGGCTTCCAGTTGACCGCTCTGCGCGGGCAGCTCGAAGGTCAGGGCCTCGACGGCCTGACCTACGCGGGAACCGATGCCCTGGATGCCACCGGTATCCAGTTCGAGGCGAACAACGAGGGCATTGTTCACACGCCGCACGTCAGCATCAGCGCTGGTGATCGGGTGGACACGCTGCTGGCTGACTACGAAGCCGCCAAGGGCGAGGCGTTGGAGAGTCGCGGGTTCATGCCGCTCTATGTGGACTCGATGTTCCTGGGAATCCAGGGGATCTTGGACTGCGGGTGTGCTGACCCGGCGGGCATCGGTGAAGCCGTGAAGCAGATCTCGGGCTTTGAGGGCCTGTCAGGTGAGATCAGCTATGCCGGCACTAACGGCATTCCACCCAAGGCAGTTCCGATCAACCGGATCGTCAACGGCGAAGACGTGCTCGTCGCCACCATCGGAGACTGA